The genomic segment GGCACTCTGGTTGTGTTGGTTTTAATATGTAACCAACGCCAGAAAAATGCTGTAGCGCCGCCGCAACAAAGCAAGAGTTTGCTTTCATTCGGCTGAGGCATTTTCAAAGACAGAAATTTCCAGCCTCTCATTGCAGGCAGAAGGGGGCTCGCAGTACGGTTGGCCAAAACGCAAAAAGGTCTCGCAATTTCTTGCAAGACCTTCACGCATGAAATCGGATGGTGGGCGTGACAGGGATTGAACCTGTGACCCCTACGATGTCAACGTAGTGCTCTCCCGCTGAGCTACACGCCCTCCGTTGAGGCGCATAAATCACAAAACCGGAGGAAGCGTCAACTGCTTTTTTTCAGTTTTGTGAAAGGTTTATGCGAGGCCTTACGCCACAAGGAGTTTGTTCACTTCGTCGACCAGATCGCGCAGGTGGAAAGGCTTGGAAAGGACCTTTGCGTCCTTCGGTGCCTTCGAATCAGCGTTGAGGGCGACAGCTGCGAAGCCGGTGATGAACATGACCTTGAGGTCGGGGTCGAGTTCGGTGGCGCGGCGGGCCAGTTCGATGCCGTCCATTTCCGGCATGACGATGTCGGTCAGCAGCAGCGAGAAGGGCTCTTCACGAAGCCGGTCATAGGCGCTTGCGCCGTTGTCGAAGGAGGAAACCTTGTAACCAGCTTTCTCCAGCGCCTTCACGAGGAAGCGGCGCATATCATTGTCATCTTCCGCAAGAAGAATTTTCTGTACCATTTAAATGACCGTAACTTCTGATTTATTGGGAATACCTTATCCCGATCATACCGCATTCTCAGTAAATATCATGTGAACGGTAGAATCAGGACTCGGACGACT from the Agrobacterium vaccinii genome contains:
- the cpdR gene encoding cell cycle two-component system response regulator CpdR — encoded protein: MVQKILLAEDDNDMRRFLVKALEKAGYKVSSFDNGASAYDRLREEPFSLLLTDIVMPEMDGIELARRATELDPDLKVMFITGFAAVALNADSKAPKDAKVLSKPFHLRDLVDEVNKLLVA